The Anoplolepis gracilipes chromosome 14, ASM4749672v1, whole genome shotgun sequence genome includes a window with the following:
- the Spg gene encoding dedicator of cytokinesis protein 3 isoform X6, translating to MTTTALVKNIIASYHRIVTTRFPDNMSDMFSFTAVYNWRGDTRYGLPLEIGETVQILEECAGWYRGFSTKNRAVKGIFPSTYVHLKPCKIDNEGLFESVIPLEDPVVREVTLVLREWGGIWKRLYVEREEYKFNALRKVMRELLEWRRQLLAGTLTTDQTRELKLRIINKVDWGNRKLGLDLVPRQGAHMVEPDTMSFVELYHVHVQSAENSQGASARGTLRRKEHKKVLTHHLYFCMRDFGHSVGEDTEIYFSLFDAKRQQYLSERFLVRISKEGFSNYVEKMHSNCTIFTDLGNSDLSRDLYMIAHVMRCGRMLYSDSGKNKTGTAIYRRPHGVAVLSLAEAAQDHAEELEMTFKVYQGEEKEFHQLHEQIIRNNKCSPLPGQPNYGIVVSLRILHGELSQVRDENPLLFKNICLTKKLGFSDVIMPGDVRNDLYLKLERGEFERGGKSTGKNIEVTILVLDTDGQPLEECLFGAAGMDGSSEYQSLVIYHHNSPSWAETVRLAIPIDKFYGSHVRFEFRHCSTREKTDKKLFAFAFVRLMEPGGATLQDGPHELYIYKCEERAKLDSLGYLSLPSSAREPSVSGPPAFSRSPKETVFVHTLLCSTKLTQNVDLLSLLQWKAHPERISEALGRVLRLDGEELVKFLQDILDALFAMFHTEDGNSTAHSGLVFQVLVSIFSLLEDSKFEHFKPVMDAYISDHFAAALVYKGLLSSVQHCADWVTAAEKQEPIMKCFRSLEYIFKFIIQSRLLFARATAGQYEDSFKRDLYCVFAALNKMLGIPYEMVLLSQIALLLSIAAVFEQLVAVLPVLEVAKLTCTMLDSVPREPPLQLTQAKLVAIKNLTTFSLFCKDDESRNLLLVTVCRHLRIHLARREELRSCTDILGEILSFLHKRGRDTNKVNNCIHHDVETLCLSVLDVLIQTILIVINASGPVLGCLVGCLIGLLQLLDEYHYARLWEELMHGSNDRKPLKDFLLRAFLVLRDLVRQEVFPPDWLVIRMQANNVILRSLQELAQPLAFRFLHSSFDSQLWSTYFNLAVAYLTQPSLQLEQFSEVKREKIVEKYGDMRVLMGFQILSMWSHLGERKLEFIPGMVGPFLEVTLVPESELRKATLHIFFDMMECEQRTRGSFKSVESELIDKLDILISENKGDDEYRQLFNTILLDRVQSEDPAWKDSGTAFITSITRLLERLLDYRSVIQGDENRDKRMSCTVNLLNFYKNEFNRKEMYLRYIYKLHDLHLAAENYTEAGFTMKLYADQLGWGSAVLPADHAHPQQPEWQRKELLYHKIIHYLDRGKCWEKGIPLCKELAILYETRLYDYAKLSHVLKLQAKFLDNILTQLRPEPEYFRVGFYGLSFPLFVRNKLFIYRGLEYERIGAFTQRLQTEFPCAQILMKNSPPDESILTSEGQYIQICNVKPIPEEGSLACSGAEVPERIVAFYLVNDVRKFTFDRPLHRGPVDRENEFKSLWIERTTLTTEAKLPGILRWFEVIEKRSELMAPVQYACETMQSVERELRRLVAQYTAEPHRNINPFSMRLQGIIDANVMGGITKYQEAFLTAEFARQNPDMVPHVNRLKSLILDQMSVLESGLVLHGQIAPAGVQPLHKRLIERFTQLKQGLGPLARQRTIHQDSIVNSPLPPLPINDKQRPATLETPGCRTSHADSDGLPEDEGFYTKVDGAPPPIPQREVRPRSVGYGTTPPRPTHQRSLSKPLSPKLPLRHSLPTPTDGGDQGSLRSSWSEPGPEPAPPLPPRGCTPDKRDSNPNAAVPPAPPKRGLAYKRTNTEWSTDDDSEMTEPRNESNDLRDSGISTASLLDFQSHLTNLNNLGYEDFEPRSRSNDIMNISPPSVISALNVSTGSFASGTFQGSHSLPNQEMSPPPIPPKAHQDTPSAPSTLERTSNRTQSYGHSDNYSVPKMQTLSVASDTESTV from the exons AAAGCTCGGTTTGGACCTGGTGCCACGTCAAGGTGCCCACATGGTGGAACCGGATACCATGTCCTTCGTGGAATTATACCATGTG CACGTGCAGAGCGCCGAGAACTCGCAGGGTGCGTCAGCTCGGGGAACTTTACGCCGCAAAGAACACAAGAAGGTCCTTACCCACCACTTGTACTTCTGCATGAGAGACTTTGGCCATTCGGTCGGCGAGGACACCGAGATCTACTTCTCTCTGTTCGATGCCAAGCGGCAGCAGTACCTGAGCGAGCGCTTCCTGGTGCGTATCAGCAAGGAGGGCTTCTCCAACTACGTGGAAAAGATGCATAGCAACTGCACCATCTTCACGGACCTGGGCAACTCCGATCTGAGCCGCGATCTTTACATGATCGCTCACGTAATGCGTTGCGGCCGGATGTTGTATTCCGATTCCGGCAAGAACAAAACCGGAACTGCAATCTATCGGCGACCTCACGGGGTGGCGGTGCTCTCTTTAGCGGAGGCCGCGCAGGATCACGCGGAGGAACTTGAAATGACCTTCAAA GTATATCAAGGGGAAGAGAAAGAGTTTCACCAACTGCATGAGCAAATCATACGCAATAACAAGTGTTCTCCTCTACCCGGACAGCCCAATTACGGAATAGTCGTATCTCTTCGTATTCTACACGGAGAACTGTCTCAAGTTCGGGACGAAAACCCATTactattcaaaaatatttgccTCACGAAGAAGCTTGGTTTCTCGGATGTCATTATGCCGGGCGATGTGCGTAACGATTTATATCTAAAGTTGGAACGGGGAGAATTCGAACGCGGTGGAAAGTCTACCGGCAAGAATATCGAG GTGACAATCCTAGTCCTGGATACGGACGGCCAACCCTTGGAGGAGTGTCTGTTTGGCGCCGCAGGCATGGACGGTAGCTCCGAATATCAAAGTTTGGTCATATACCATCACAACAGCCCGTCGTGGGCGGAAACAGTAAGACTGGCGATACCCATCGACAAGTTTTACGGGAGCCACGTGCGTTTCGAATTCCGGCATTGTTCCA CACGCGAGAAGACTGACAAGAAGCTTTTTGCCTTCGCGTTCGTGCGGTTGATGGAGCCCGGAGGTGCTACTCTTCAGGATGGTCCGCACGAGttgtatatttacaaatgCGAGGAGCGCGCAAAACTGGATTCGTTGGGTTATCTGTCGTTGCCGAGTAGCGCGCGAGAACCCAGCGTCTCAG GTCCACCAGCCTTTTCGAGATCGCCCAAGGAAACTGTGTTTGTACACACTCTGCTCTGCAGCACTAAACTGACGCAAAATGTCGATCTACTCAGCCTGCTGCAATGGAAGGCGCATCCCGAACGAATATCCGAAGCTCTCGGTCGTGTGCTTCGACTAGACGGCGAGGAATTGGTCAAGTTTTTGCAGGACATTCTCGACGCGCTCTTCGCCATGTTCCATACCGAGGATGGCAATTCCACGGCGCACTCGGGTCTCGTGTTCCAGGTACTCGTGTCCATATTTAGTCTACTAGAAGATTCCAAGTTCGAACATTTCAAGCCAGTGATGGACGCCTACATCTCGGATCATTTCGCCGCGGCTTTGGTGTACAAGGGTCTTCTTAGCAGTGTGCAACATTGTGCCGATTGGGTCACCGCGGCGGAGAAGCAGGAACCTATCATGAAGTGCTTCCGCTCGCTCGAGTACATCTTCAAGTTTATCATACAGAGTCGGCTACTGTTTGCCCGCGCTACCGCTGGTCAATACGAGGACAGTTTTAAGCGCGATCTATACTGCGTATTCGCGGCTCTCAACAAGATGCTGGGCATTCCGTATGAGATGGTACTCTTGTCGCAGATTGCGCTATTGCTGTCGATCGCGGCGGTGTTTGAACAGTTGGTGGCGGTATTGCCGGTTCTCGAAGTGGCCAAGCTCACCTGCACAATGTTGGATTCAGTGCCTCGCGAGCCACCACTTCAGCTCACGCAGGCTAAACTGGTTGCCATCAAGAATCTCACGACATTCAGCTTGTTCTGCAAGGACGATGAGAGTCGAAACCTCTTGCTTGTTACCGTATGCCGACATCTGCGTATCCATCTGGCTCGCAGAGAGGAATTACGGTCCTGCACTGATATCTTGGGTGAGATACTTAGCTTCTTGCATAAGCGTGGCAGAGATACTAATAAGGTCAACAATTGTATCCACCACGACGTCGAGACGCTTTGTCTGTCGGTGCTCGACGTGCTTATACAGACGATACTAATCGTGATAAATGCCAGCGGACCGGTTCTCGGTTGTCTCGTGGGTTGCCTGATCGGATTGCTCCAGCTGCTTGACGAGTATCACTACGCGCGACTCTGGGAAGAACTGATGCATGGATCTAACGATCGAAAGCCGCTCAAGGACTTTTTGCTCCGGGCGTTCCTAGTACTGCGTGACCTCGTACGCCAAGAGGTATTTCCACCGGACTGGCTGGTTATCCGGATGCAAGCCAATAATGTTATTCTAAGGTCGCTGCAGGAACTCGCACAACCGCTTGCTTTTCGCTTCCTCCACAGCAGCTTCGACTCGCAACTATGGTCCACGTACTTCAATTTGGCGGTGGCTTATCTCACCCAGCCATCGCTCCAGCTCGAACAGTTTTCCGAGGTCAAGCGGGAGAAGATTGTGGAGAAGTATGGCGATATGAGGGTACTCATGGGCTTCCAGATACTGTCTATGTGGTCACATCTGGGCGAGCGTAAGCTTGAATTCATACCGGGCATGGTCGGCCCTTTCTTAGAAGTTACTTTGGTACCGGAGAGTGAACTCCGTAAGGCTACCTTGCATATTTTCTTCGACATGATGGAGTGCGAGCAGCGAACTCGTGGTAGCTTCAAATCGGTGGAATCTGAACTGATTGACAAACTAGACATTCTTATCAGCGAGAACAAGGGCGACGATGAGTACAGACAGTTGTTTAACACTAT ATTATTGGATAGGGTGCAGTCCGAGGATCCGGCTTGGAAGGATAGCGGTACTGCCTTTATAACATCCATCACGCGTTTATTGGAAAGGCTTCTCGATTATAGAAGCGTCATTCAGGGTGATGAGAATCGTGACAAGCGCATGTCCTGCACTGTAAATTTGTTG AATTTCTACAAGAATGAGTTCAACCGAAAGGAGATGTACTTGCGCTACATCTACAAGCTGCATGATCTGCATCTGGCCGCCGAGAATTATACGGAAGCCGGCTTTACGATGAAGTTGTACGCCGATCAGCTGGGCTGGGGCTCTGCCGTCCTGCCGGCGGATCACGCTCATCCTCAGCAGCCGGAGTGGCAGCGGAAGGAGCTGCTCTATCACAAGATCATCCATTATCTCGATCGTGGCAAGTGTTGGGAGAAGGGGATTCCTTTATGCAAGGAGCTGGCAATTCTCTACGAGACCAGGCTGTACGATTATGCCAAGCTCAGTCATGTGCTGAAGCTGCAGGCCAAGTTCCTAGATAACATCCTGACGCAGCTGCGTCCGGAACCGGAGTATTTTCGTGTCGGGTTTTACGGTCTCAGCTTCCCGCTCTTTGTTAGA AACAAGTTGTTCATTTATCGTGGCTTGGAGTATGAGCGAATAGGAGCGTTCACGCAGCGATTGCAAACCGAGTTTCCTTGCGCTCAGATATTGATGAAGAACTCCCCACCGGACGAGAGTATCCTGACATCTGAGGGTCAAT atatccaAATCTGTAACGTAAAACCAATTCCCGAAGAAGGCAGCCTAGCTTGCAGCGGCGCCGAGGTTCCAGAACGCATAGTCGCTTTTTATCTAGTAAACGATGTACGTAAATTCACATTCGATCGACCGCTCCACCGCGGTCCGGTGGACCGTGAGAACGAGTTCAAGTCGCTATGGATCGAGAGGACGACGCTGACGACGGAGGCGAAACTACCCGGGATTCTTAGATGGTTCGAGGTGATCGAGAAGCGATCAGAGCTAATGGCGCCGGTGCAATACGCCTGCGAGACCATGCAGAGTGTCGAGAGGGAACTGAGGCGGCTGGTCGCGCAATACACTGCCGAGCcgcatagaaatattaatccaTTCAGCATGCGGCTGCAGGGTATCATCGACGCCAACGTGATGGGCGGCATCACCAAGTATCAGGAGGCCTTTCTCACGGCGGAGTTTGCACGACAGAATCCTGATATGGTGCCACACGTAAATAGACTCAAGAGTCTGATCTTGGATCAGATGAGCGTTCTCGAGTCCGGTCTGGTGTTGCATGGTCAGATCGCGCCGGCTGGCGTCCAGCCATTGCACAAGAGATTGATCGAGAGATTCACGCAACTCAAACAAGGCCTCGGTCCATTGGCTAGACAAAGGACCATTCATCAAGATAGCATCGTCAA TTCGCCGCTACCACCCCTGCCGATCAACGACAAGCAGCGCCCGGCTACCCTGGAGACTCCCGGCTGCAGGACGTCGCACGCTGACAGCGACGGTCTTCCAGAGGACGAAGGCTTTTATACTAAGGTGGATGGCGCGCCGCCACCTATTCCGCAACGAGAAGTTCGACCGCGTTCCGTCGGCTACGGTACAACGCCACCCAGACCTACGCATCAAAGGTCTCTCAGTAAACCGTTGAGTCCGAAACTGCCACTGAGACATTCTTTGCCTACTCCTACCGACGGCGGGGATCAAGGCAGCCTCAGAAGCTCTTGGAGTGAACCTGGACCAGAGCCCGCTCCACCGCTACCACCCAGAGGTTGCA CGCCAGACAAGAGAGATTCGAACCCGAATGCTGCGGTGCCGCCGGCGCCACCGAAACGCGGTTTGGCGTATAAACGCACAAATACAGAGTGGAGCACGGACGACGATTCCGAAATGACGGAACCGAGAAACGAATCGAACGATCTGCGCGACAGCGGCATCTCCACTGCCAGTCTGCTGGACTTTCAGTCACATCTGACGAACCTGAACAATCTCGGCTACGAGGATTTTGAGCCGCGCTCCCGATCCAACGACATCATGAACATCTCCCCGCCGTCTGTAATAAGCGCGCTCAACGTCTCGACTGGCAGTTTCGCCAGCGGCACATTCCAGGGCTCGCATTCTCTTCCCAATCAAGAG ATGAGTCCTCCACCTATACCTCCCAAGGCTCATCAGGATACTCCGTCGGCTCCCTCGACTCTGGAGAGAACGTCCAACAGAACGCAGAGTTACGGTCATTCAGACAATTACTCCGTGCCGAAGATGCAGACACTCTCCGTGGCGTCCGACACGGAGAGCACTGTGTAG
- the Spg gene encoding dedicator of cytokinesis protein 3 isoform X5, whose product MWTTTKTTKYGVAVYNWRGDTRYGLPLEIGETVQILEECAGWYRGFSTKNRAVKGIFPSTYVHLKPCKIDNEGLFESVIPLEDPVVREVTLVLREWGGIWKRLYVEREEYKFNALRKVMRELLEWRRQLLAGTLTTDQTRELKLRIINKVDWGNRKLGLDLVPRQGAHMVEPDTMSFVELYHVHVQSAENSQGASARGTLRRKEHKKVLTHHLYFCMRDFGHSVGEDTEIYFSLFDAKRQQYLSERFLVRISKEGFSNYVEKMHSNCTIFTDLGNSDLSRDLYMIAHVMRCGRMLYSDSGKNKTGTAIYRRPHGVAVLSLAEAAQDHAEELEMTFKVYQGEEKEFHQLHEQIIRNNKCSPLPGQPNYGIVVSLRILHGELSQVRDENPLLFKNICLTKKLGFSDVIMPGDVRNDLYLKLERGEFERGGKSTGKNIEVTILVLDTDGQPLEECLFGAAGMDGSSEYQSLVIYHHNSPSWAETVRLAIPIDKFYGSHVRFEFRHCSTREKTDKKLFAFAFVRLMEPGGATLQDGPHELYIYKCEERAKLDSLGYLSLPSSAREPSVSGPPAFSRSPKETVFVHTLLCSTKLTQNVDLLSLLQWKAHPERISEALGRVLRLDGEELVKFLQDILDALFAMFHTEDGNSTAHSGLVFQVLVSIFSLLEDSKFEHFKPVMDAYISDHFAAALVYKGLLSSVQHCADWVTAAEKQEPIMKCFRSLEYIFKFIIQSRLLFARATAGQYEDSFKRDLYCVFAALNKMLGIPYEMVLLSQIALLLSIAAVFEQLVAVLPVLEVAKLTCTMLDSVPREPPLQLTQAKLVAIKNLTTFSLFCKDDESRNLLLVTVCRHLRIHLARREELRSCTDILGEILSFLHKRGRDTNKVNNCIHHDVETLCLSVLDVLIQTILIVINASGPVLGCLVGCLIGLLQLLDEYHYARLWEELMHGSNDRKPLKDFLLRAFLVLRDLVRQEVFPPDWLVIRMQANNVILRSLQELAQPLAFRFLHSSFDSQLWSTYFNLAVAYLTQPSLQLEQFSEVKREKIVEKYGDMRVLMGFQILSMWSHLGERKLEFIPGMVGPFLEVTLVPESELRKATLHIFFDMMECEQRTRGSFKSVESELIDKLDILISENKGDDEYRQLFNTMEHLSAVLLDRVQSEDPAWKDSGTAFITSITRLLERLLDYRSVIQGDENRDKRMSCTVNLLNFYKNEFNRKEMYLRYIYKLHDLHLAAENYTEAGFTMKLYADQLGWGSAVLPADHAHPQQPEWQRKELLYHKIIHYLDRGKCWEKGIPLCKELAILYETRLYDYAKLSHVLKLQAKFLDNILTQLRPEPEYFRVGFYGLSFPLFVRNKLFIYRGLEYERIGAFTQRLQTEFPCAQILMKNSPPDESILTSEGQYIQICNVKPIPEEGSLACSGAEVPERIVAFYLVNDVRKFTFDRPLHRGPVDRENEFKSLWIERTTLTTEAKLPGILRWFEVIEKRSELMAPVQYACETMQSVERELRRLVAQYTAEPHRNINPFSMRLQGIIDANVMGGITKYQEAFLTAEFARQNPDMVPHVNRLKSLILDQMSVLESGLVLHGQIAPAGVQPLHKRLIERFTQLKQGLGPLARQRTIHQDSIVNSPLPPLPINDKQRPATLETPGCRTSHADSDGLPEDEGFYTKVDGAPPPIPQREVRPRSVGYGTTPPRPTHQRSLSKPLSPKLPLRHSLPTPTDGGDQGSLRSSWSEPGPEPAPPLPPRGCTPDKRDSNPNAAVPPAPPKRGLAYKRTNTEWSTDDDSEMTEPRNESNDLRDSGISTASLLDFQSHLTNLNNLGYEDFEPRSRSNDIMNISPPSVISALNVSTGSFASGTFQGSHSLPNQEMSPPPIPPKAHQDTPSAPSTLERTSNRTQSYGHSDNYSVPKMQTLSVASDTESTV is encoded by the exons AAAGCTCGGTTTGGACCTGGTGCCACGTCAAGGTGCCCACATGGTGGAACCGGATACCATGTCCTTCGTGGAATTATACCATGTG CACGTGCAGAGCGCCGAGAACTCGCAGGGTGCGTCAGCTCGGGGAACTTTACGCCGCAAAGAACACAAGAAGGTCCTTACCCACCACTTGTACTTCTGCATGAGAGACTTTGGCCATTCGGTCGGCGAGGACACCGAGATCTACTTCTCTCTGTTCGATGCCAAGCGGCAGCAGTACCTGAGCGAGCGCTTCCTGGTGCGTATCAGCAAGGAGGGCTTCTCCAACTACGTGGAAAAGATGCATAGCAACTGCACCATCTTCACGGACCTGGGCAACTCCGATCTGAGCCGCGATCTTTACATGATCGCTCACGTAATGCGTTGCGGCCGGATGTTGTATTCCGATTCCGGCAAGAACAAAACCGGAACTGCAATCTATCGGCGACCTCACGGGGTGGCGGTGCTCTCTTTAGCGGAGGCCGCGCAGGATCACGCGGAGGAACTTGAAATGACCTTCAAA GTATATCAAGGGGAAGAGAAAGAGTTTCACCAACTGCATGAGCAAATCATACGCAATAACAAGTGTTCTCCTCTACCCGGACAGCCCAATTACGGAATAGTCGTATCTCTTCGTATTCTACACGGAGAACTGTCTCAAGTTCGGGACGAAAACCCATTactattcaaaaatatttgccTCACGAAGAAGCTTGGTTTCTCGGATGTCATTATGCCGGGCGATGTGCGTAACGATTTATATCTAAAGTTGGAACGGGGAGAATTCGAACGCGGTGGAAAGTCTACCGGCAAGAATATCGAG GTGACAATCCTAGTCCTGGATACGGACGGCCAACCCTTGGAGGAGTGTCTGTTTGGCGCCGCAGGCATGGACGGTAGCTCCGAATATCAAAGTTTGGTCATATACCATCACAACAGCCCGTCGTGGGCGGAAACAGTAAGACTGGCGATACCCATCGACAAGTTTTACGGGAGCCACGTGCGTTTCGAATTCCGGCATTGTTCCA CACGCGAGAAGACTGACAAGAAGCTTTTTGCCTTCGCGTTCGTGCGGTTGATGGAGCCCGGAGGTGCTACTCTTCAGGATGGTCCGCACGAGttgtatatttacaaatgCGAGGAGCGCGCAAAACTGGATTCGTTGGGTTATCTGTCGTTGCCGAGTAGCGCGCGAGAACCCAGCGTCTCAG GTCCACCAGCCTTTTCGAGATCGCCCAAGGAAACTGTGTTTGTACACACTCTGCTCTGCAGCACTAAACTGACGCAAAATGTCGATCTACTCAGCCTGCTGCAATGGAAGGCGCATCCCGAACGAATATCCGAAGCTCTCGGTCGTGTGCTTCGACTAGACGGCGAGGAATTGGTCAAGTTTTTGCAGGACATTCTCGACGCGCTCTTCGCCATGTTCCATACCGAGGATGGCAATTCCACGGCGCACTCGGGTCTCGTGTTCCAGGTACTCGTGTCCATATTTAGTCTACTAGAAGATTCCAAGTTCGAACATTTCAAGCCAGTGATGGACGCCTACATCTCGGATCATTTCGCCGCGGCTTTGGTGTACAAGGGTCTTCTTAGCAGTGTGCAACATTGTGCCGATTGGGTCACCGCGGCGGAGAAGCAGGAACCTATCATGAAGTGCTTCCGCTCGCTCGAGTACATCTTCAAGTTTATCATACAGAGTCGGCTACTGTTTGCCCGCGCTACCGCTGGTCAATACGAGGACAGTTTTAAGCGCGATCTATACTGCGTATTCGCGGCTCTCAACAAGATGCTGGGCATTCCGTATGAGATGGTACTCTTGTCGCAGATTGCGCTATTGCTGTCGATCGCGGCGGTGTTTGAACAGTTGGTGGCGGTATTGCCGGTTCTCGAAGTGGCCAAGCTCACCTGCACAATGTTGGATTCAGTGCCTCGCGAGCCACCACTTCAGCTCACGCAGGCTAAACTGGTTGCCATCAAGAATCTCACGACATTCAGCTTGTTCTGCAAGGACGATGAGAGTCGAAACCTCTTGCTTGTTACCGTATGCCGACATCTGCGTATCCATCTGGCTCGCAGAGAGGAATTACGGTCCTGCACTGATATCTTGGGTGAGATACTTAGCTTCTTGCATAAGCGTGGCAGAGATACTAATAAGGTCAACAATTGTATCCACCACGACGTCGAGACGCTTTGTCTGTCGGTGCTCGACGTGCTTATACAGACGATACTAATCGTGATAAATGCCAGCGGACCGGTTCTCGGTTGTCTCGTGGGTTGCCTGATCGGATTGCTCCAGCTGCTTGACGAGTATCACTACGCGCGACTCTGGGAAGAACTGATGCATGGATCTAACGATCGAAAGCCGCTCAAGGACTTTTTGCTCCGGGCGTTCCTAGTACTGCGTGACCTCGTACGCCAAGAGGTATTTCCACCGGACTGGCTGGTTATCCGGATGCAAGCCAATAATGTTATTCTAAGGTCGCTGCAGGAACTCGCACAACCGCTTGCTTTTCGCTTCCTCCACAGCAGCTTCGACTCGCAACTATGGTCCACGTACTTCAATTTGGCGGTGGCTTATCTCACCCAGCCATCGCTCCAGCTCGAACAGTTTTCCGAGGTCAAGCGGGAGAAGATTGTGGAGAAGTATGGCGATATGAGGGTACTCATGGGCTTCCAGATACTGTCTATGTGGTCACATCTGGGCGAGCGTAAGCTTGAATTCATACCGGGCATGGTCGGCCCTTTCTTAGAAGTTACTTTGGTACCGGAGAGTGAACTCCGTAAGGCTACCTTGCATATTTTCTTCGACATGATGGAGTGCGAGCAGCGAACTCGTGGTAGCTTCAAATCGGTGGAATCTGAACTGATTGACAAACTAGACATTCTTATCAGCGAGAACAAGGGCGACGATGAGTACAGACAGTTGTTTAACACTAT GGAACACCTTAGCGCCGT ATTATTGGATAGGGTGCAGTCCGAGGATCCGGCTTGGAAGGATAGCGGTACTGCCTTTATAACATCCATCACGCGTTTATTGGAAAGGCTTCTCGATTATAGAAGCGTCATTCAGGGTGATGAGAATCGTGACAAGCGCATGTCCTGCACTGTAAATTTGTTG AATTTCTACAAGAATGAGTTCAACCGAAAGGAGATGTACTTGCGCTACATCTACAAGCTGCATGATCTGCATCTGGCCGCCGAGAATTATACGGAAGCCGGCTTTACGATGAAGTTGTACGCCGATCAGCTGGGCTGGGGCTCTGCCGTCCTGCCGGCGGATCACGCTCATCCTCAGCAGCCGGAGTGGCAGCGGAAGGAGCTGCTCTATCACAAGATCATCCATTATCTCGATCGTGGCAAGTGTTGGGAGAAGGGGATTCCTTTATGCAAGGAGCTGGCAATTCTCTACGAGACCAGGCTGTACGATTATGCCAAGCTCAGTCATGTGCTGAAGCTGCAGGCCAAGTTCCTAGATAACATCCTGACGCAGCTGCGTCCGGAACCGGAGTATTTTCGTGTCGGGTTTTACGGTCTCAGCTTCCCGCTCTTTGTTAGA AACAAGTTGTTCATTTATCGTGGCTTGGAGTATGAGCGAATAGGAGCGTTCACGCAGCGATTGCAAACCGAGTTTCCTTGCGCTCAGATATTGATGAAGAACTCCCCACCGGACGAGAGTATCCTGACATCTGAGGGTCAAT atatccaAATCTGTAACGTAAAACCAATTCCCGAAGAAGGCAGCCTAGCTTGCAGCGGCGCCGAGGTTCCAGAACGCATAGTCGCTTTTTATCTAGTAAACGATGTACGTAAATTCACATTCGATCGACCGCTCCACCGCGGTCCGGTGGACCGTGAGAACGAGTTCAAGTCGCTATGGATCGAGAGGACGACGCTGACGACGGAGGCGAAACTACCCGGGATTCTTAGATGGTTCGAGGTGATCGAGAAGCGATCAGAGCTAATGGCGCCGGTGCAATACGCCTGCGAGACCATGCAGAGTGTCGAGAGGGAACTGAGGCGGCTGGTCGCGCAATACACTGCCGAGCcgcatagaaatattaatccaTTCAGCATGCGGCTGCAGGGTATCATCGACGCCAACGTGATGGGCGGCATCACCAAGTATCAGGAGGCCTTTCTCACGGCGGAGTTTGCACGACAGAATCCTGATATGGTGCCACACGTAAATAGACTCAAGAGTCTGATCTTGGATCAGATGAGCGTTCTCGAGTCCGGTCTGGTGTTGCATGGTCAGATCGCGCCGGCTGGCGTCCAGCCATTGCACAAGAGATTGATCGAGAGATTCACGCAACTCAAACAAGGCCTCGGTCCATTGGCTAGACAAAGGACCATTCATCAAGATAGCATCGTCAA TTCGCCGCTACCACCCCTGCCGATCAACGACAAGCAGCGCCCGGCTACCCTGGAGACTCCCGGCTGCAGGACGTCGCACGCTGACAGCGACGGTCTTCCAGAGGACGAAGGCTTTTATACTAAGGTGGATGGCGCGCCGCCACCTATTCCGCAACGAGAAGTTCGACCGCGTTCCGTCGGCTACGGTACAACGCCACCCAGACCTACGCATCAAAGGTCTCTCAGTAAACCGTTGAGTCCGAAACTGCCACTGAGACATTCTTTGCCTACTCCTACCGACGGCGGGGATCAAGGCAGCCTCAGAAGCTCTTGGAGTGAACCTGGACCAGAGCCCGCTCCACCGCTACCACCCAGAGGTTGCA CGCCAGACAAGAGAGATTCGAACCCGAATGCTGCGGTGCCGCCGGCGCCACCGAAACGCGGTTTGGCGTATAAACGCACAAATACAGAGTGGAGCACGGACGACGATTCCGAAATGACGGAACCGAGAAACGAATCGAACGATCTGCGCGACAGCGGCATCTCCACTGCCAGTCTGCTGGACTTTCAGTCACATCTGACGAACCTGAACAATCTCGGCTACGAGGATTTTGAGCCGCGCTCCCGATCCAACGACATCATGAACATCTCCCCGCCGTCTGTAATAAGCGCGCTCAACGTCTCGACTGGCAGTTTCGCCAGCGGCACATTCCAGGGCTCGCATTCTCTTCCCAATCAAGAG ATGAGTCCTCCACCTATACCTCCCAAGGCTCATCAGGATACTCCGTCGGCTCCCTCGACTCTGGAGAGAACGTCCAACAGAACGCAGAGTTACGGTCATTCAGACAATTACTCCGTGCCGAAGATGCAGACACTCTCCGTGGCGTCCGACACGGAGAGCACTGTGTAG